The genomic DNA CCCGCAGCGGCGAGGCCATGAACGGGGGGAGCCAGAGGCAGTCCACGCCCAGCCACTGCAGGTAGTCCAGCTTCGAGGTGAGCCCCCTGAGGTCACCGATCCCGTCGCCGTTGCTGTCCTGGAAGGACCGCACCAGCACCTCGTAGAAGACCGCGCGTTTGAACCACTCCGGGTCCCGGTCTCGGCTGGGCGTGTCGGCGAAGGTGTCCGGGACGGGCTCGTTGACTGTCACTGAGGGTTCCTCCGAACCGTGAGGAGGTGAGCCGGCTCGGCGGATGGGTCGAGCCGGACGTAGTTGTGCCGGCCCCAGGTGTAGGTGGCGCCGGTGAGCTCGTCGTGCACCGTCAGCGGACCCTCGAACCCCTCGAGCGTGACGGTGGCCTCCCGGACGTGGTGCGGGTCCAGGTTGACCACGGTGATCACGGTGTCCTCGTGGCCCTCCTCGGTGAGCGCGCTCTTCGAGAAGGCGAGGACGTGCTCGCTGTCCGTGGGGTGGAAGCGCAGGTCCCGCAGCTGCTGGAGCGCGGGGTGCCGGCGGCGCAGTCGGTTCAGGGCGGTGAGCAGCGGGGCCAGGGTGTCGGTCCTGGTCCAGTCGCGCGGGCGCAGCTCGTACTTCTCGGAGTCCAGGAACTCCTCCGAGCCGGGGTGCGCGGGCTCGTTCTCGCACAGTTCGTAGCCCGCGTAGATGCCGTAGCTCGGGGAGAGCGTGGCCGCGAGCACCGCGCGGACGGCGAACGCCGCCCGGCCGCCGGTCTGCAGGTACTCGTGCAGGATGTCCGGGGTGGTGGGGAAGAAGTTCGGCCGCATGTAGGCGGCGGCCTCGCCGGTGAGCTCCGTCAGGTACTCGGTGAGCTCGGCCTTGTCGTTGCGCCAGGTGAAGTAGGTGTAGGACTGGTGGAAGCCGATCTTCCCCAGGGTGTGCATCATCGCGGGCCGGGTGAAGGCCTCGGCGAGGAAGACCACGTCGGGGTCGGTGCGGGCGATGTCGGAGAGCACCCGCTCCCAGAAGCTGACCGGCTTGGTGTGCGGGTTGTCCACGCGGAAGATCCGCACGCCGTGCGCCATCCAGTGCCGCAGGATCCGGACCGTCTCCTTGACCAGGCCGTCGAAGTCCTGGTCGAAGTTGATCGGGTAGATGTCCTGGTACTTCTTCGGCGGGTTCTCGGCGTGGGCGATGGTGCCGTCGGGGCGGTGGGTGAACCACTCGGGGTGCTTGTTGACCCACGGGTGGTCCGGCGAGCACTGGAGGGCGAAGTCGAGCGCGACCTCCAGGTTGAGCGCGGTGGCCTCGGCGACGAAGTGGTCGAAGTCCTCGATGG from Kitasatospora terrestris includes the following:
- a CDS encoding alpha-1,4-glucan--maltose-1-phosphate maltosyltransferase, giving the protein MIGRIPVLDVTPLVDAGRRPAKAVVGERFLVSATVFREGHDAVNANVVLRDPRGRSGPWTPMRELSEGSDRWGAYVTPTASGRWSYLVEAWSDPVATWRKTAAVKLPAGIDTALVLEEGAALLERAAGGVPKKEGRHHVLAAVDALRDPGLPPLSRYAAALAPEVLTLLARYPLRELVSATRPLPLQVDRRRALYGAWYEFFPRSEGAVVDPSGASAPVSGTLRTAAERLPAVAAMGFDVVYLPPIHPIGRAYRKGPNNSLTAGPHDVGSPWAIGSPEGGHDAVHPDLGTIEDFDHFVAEATALNLEVALDFALQCSPDHPWVNKHPEWFTHRPDGTIAHAENPPKKYQDIYPINFDQDFDGLVKETVRILRHWMAHGVRIFRVDNPHTKPVSFWERVLSDIARTDPDVVFLAEAFTRPAMMHTLGKIGFHQSYTYFTWRNDKAELTEYLTELTGEAAAYMRPNFFPTTPDILHEYLQTGGRAAFAVRAVLAATLSPSYGIYAGYELCENEPAHPGSEEFLDSEKYELRPRDWTRTDTLAPLLTALNRLRRRHPALQQLRDLRFHPTDSEHVLAFSKSALTEEGHEDTVITVVNLDPHHVREATVTLEGFEGPLTVHDELTGATYTWGRHNYVRLDPSAEPAHLLTVRRNPQ